The Shewanella zhangzhouensis genome has a window encoding:
- a CDS encoding DNA-binding protein: MPEYLIAIDDTDDIGTRGTGDIAQQLGQILAIDCGGVASPVTRHQLLVHPDIPYTSHNSAMCFALKGDISPQRLKQLASELLEAESAAAADPGLAFMCLSSFTSNAALVEFGLAAKRRVLTKDEAYGLAADIGVHLSEHGGTGQGVIGALAGLGLRLEGNDGRLKGHFDVGQGDDELSLPVSVLLAQTGVDAVIALDDTELADEVPVRVRGKLKAVWRQGRSAILVSFRDGAWRNAGKQELKEY, from the coding sequence TTGCCTGAATACCTGATTGCCATCGATGACACCGACGATATCGGCACCCGTGGCACAGGGGATATAGCCCAGCAGTTGGGACAGATACTGGCGATTGATTGCGGCGGTGTGGCTTCCCCGGTGACGCGCCACCAATTGCTGGTGCATCCGGATATTCCCTACACCTCACACAACAGCGCCATGTGTTTTGCGCTGAAAGGTGACATATCGCCCCAGCGGCTCAAGCAGCTGGCGAGTGAGTTGCTTGAAGCCGAGTCGGCCGCGGCGGCCGATCCGGGCCTGGCCTTCATGTGCCTATCTTCCTTTACGTCAAACGCTGCCTTGGTTGAGTTCGGTCTCGCCGCCAAACGCCGGGTACTGACCAAGGATGAGGCATATGGCTTGGCCGCAGACATTGGGGTCCACCTCAGTGAGCACGGCGGCACGGGGCAGGGCGTGATAGGTGCGCTGGCCGGGCTGGGGCTGCGGCTCGAGGGCAACGATGGTCGCCTTAAGGGCCATTTCGATGTGGGGCAGGGGGACGATGAGCTCAGCCTGCCGGTATCGGTCTTATTGGCGCAAACCGGTGTGGATGCCGTGATTGCCCTTGACGATACCGAGCTTGCCGATGAGGTGCCGGTGCGGGTTAGGGGTAAGCTCAAAGCCGTGTGGCGTCAGGGACGCAGTGCCATTCTGGTGAGTTTCCGCGACGGTGCCTGGCGCAACGCCGGCAAACAGGAACTCAAGGAGTACTGA